Proteins encoded by one window of Streptomyces sp. LX-29:
- a CDS encoding amino acid permease, translating into MARLRMGSGVLRQKPIDHIEEPEGATSERLTRTLGLWQLTAIGVGGIIGAGIFTLAGAVANGTAGPAVLISFLIAGVASAAAAFSYAEFAGLIPKAGSAYTYGYAVLGEFAGWFIGWDLLLEYTAIVAVVAIGISGYFSFLVGEMGADLPAWMLGAPGTGPGHRVDLFAVILCLFVAYLLNLGIKSAARFEMVVVVLKVAVVLLVIVIGFFHINTDNYTPFFPYGLGGAFTGAATVFFAVFGYDAMSTAAEESKDAQRHMPKAILYSLGISMVLYVLACLVLTGMQNYTDIDPESGFSSAFKAVGLSGVADVIAVGAIIGILTVMFTFMLGVTRVWFSMSRDGLLPHWFAKTHPTRHVPTRVTWIVGFASAGIAGFVKIGEAAELTNIGILLAFVVVCVSVIMLRYRRPELPRQFYCPWMPLVPLVGVASSIWLTTYLDWRTWVRFAIWFAIGAVIYFAYGYRKSELAKEEAEARRRAIPGGEL; encoded by the coding sequence ATGGCCAGACTCCGAATGGGATCGGGCGTACTGCGCCAGAAACCGATCGACCACATCGAGGAGCCCGAGGGGGCCACGAGCGAGCGGCTGACCCGCACCCTGGGGCTGTGGCAGCTCACCGCCATCGGTGTCGGCGGCATCATCGGCGCCGGTATCTTCACGCTGGCGGGCGCGGTCGCCAACGGCACCGCAGGACCGGCGGTGCTCATCTCGTTCCTCATCGCCGGCGTGGCGAGCGCGGCGGCCGCCTTCAGCTACGCGGAGTTCGCCGGGCTCATCCCGAAGGCGGGCTCGGCCTACACCTACGGCTACGCGGTCCTCGGCGAGTTCGCGGGCTGGTTCATCGGCTGGGACCTGCTGCTGGAGTACACGGCGATCGTCGCGGTCGTCGCGATCGGCATCTCCGGCTACTTCTCGTTCCTGGTGGGCGAGATGGGCGCGGACCTGCCGGCCTGGATGCTGGGCGCGCCGGGCACCGGGCCGGGCCATCGGGTCGACCTCTTCGCCGTGATCCTGTGCCTGTTCGTGGCGTACCTGCTCAACCTGGGCATCAAGAGCGCGGCCCGGTTCGAGATGGTCGTGGTGGTGTTGAAGGTCGCGGTGGTGCTGCTGGTCATCGTGATCGGCTTCTTCCACATCAACACCGACAACTACACGCCGTTCTTCCCCTATGGCCTCGGCGGCGCGTTCACCGGCGCCGCGACCGTCTTCTTCGCGGTCTTCGGCTATGACGCGATGAGTACGGCGGCCGAGGAGTCCAAGGACGCGCAGCGGCACATGCCGAAGGCGATCCTGTACTCGCTGGGCATCTCGATGGTGCTGTACGTGCTGGCCTGCCTGGTGCTGACCGGCATGCAGAACTACACGGACATCGACCCGGAGAGCGGCTTCTCCAGCGCCTTCAAGGCGGTGGGGCTCAGCGGCGTCGCCGATGTGATCGCGGTGGGCGCGATCATCGGCATCCTCACCGTCATGTTCACCTTCATGCTGGGCGTCACCCGGGTCTGGTTCTCCATGAGCCGCGACGGCCTGCTGCCGCACTGGTTCGCCAAGACCCACCCGACCCGGCACGTACCCACCCGGGTCACCTGGATCGTCGGCTTCGCCTCGGCGGGCATCGCCGGCTTCGTCAAGATCGGCGAGGCGGCGGAGCTCACCAACATCGGCATCCTGCTGGCCTTCGTGGTGGTCTGCGTCTCCGTCATCATGCTGCGCTACCGACGGCCCGAGCTGCCACGCCAGTTCTACTGTCCGTGGATGCCGCTGGTGCCCCTGGTCGGGGTCGCCTCCTCCATCTGGCTGACCACCTACCTGGACTGGCGGACCTGGGTGCGGTTCGCCATCTGGTTCGCCATCGGCGCGGTCATCTACTTCGCCTACGGCTACCGGAAGTCGGAGCTGGCCAAGGAGGAGGCGGAGGCGCGCCGCCGCGCGATCCCCGGCGGCGAACTGTAG